DNA sequence from the Cottoperca gobio chromosome 2, fCotGob3.1, whole genome shotgun sequence genome:
CGGATTCCCACAGGCGTATGAAGGTGTCTGCTTCCCTCTGTGGAGCAACACCACTGATGAGGCAGCCTCCAATTATAGAAACCAGACACCCACTGGGCTCCGGCGTCCCCTGACTCCCACCTATAAGTCACATCCTTTGTTGGTGCACAGGAACATGCTCCTTTTCCCCGGTTTCAATTTCGTTATCAGACCACTTCCTCATATCTTAAATGGTTCAGCTGGCAGCGCTCGCTGCTGCAGATATTTCTTTCTCCACATTGGTCACACCAATAACGACCACCGGATAGCTCTGTCCCGAGCAATGTCACCCTCGGTGAAAGTGTAGCATAGAGCAGAGACGCAGGTATGAAATGCAACGAAGGTCCCAAGGACTTTCTCTGTGACCACATCGATCGATGATCTGTGTCTCTCCTGGTTAGATTCCAGTCAAGACTACACGGATTCAACTGGCATCGATCTGCACGAGTTCCTGGTCAACACGTTGAAGGGAAACCCCAGGTACGCTCCACAGCAGTGAAACATGACCCTCAGGGCTTCATCTCTTAATATTGCATGTTGATGTAGTCGGTGCCGTCTTTAACATATTAACCCTTCGTCACCACGTGTTCTATTACCAAAGTTTTCGTATTTTCTCAAAAATATTATTGATTTTGAACCCAACTTTTCTTTTACGAATGTCTTTTAATACGTGTCATTTATTCAGGGATCGAATCATGCTTCTGAAGTTGGAACAGGACATCTTGGACTTCATCAGCAATAACGAGTAAGATATTATTTAGCGTTCAGATTTGATCCTAACTGGACACCATAGCGCCTGGTTTACAACTCATAATGCACGATGGGAGCGAAAACCGGCTAAAATATTCTTCCAAAGAGAATACGAGCACGGGAATCATTTTCCACTTTCAGATGAGGCTGTGCTTGATGTCACAAAATGAAGACGAGCAGCTGTTTAATTGATTGCTGCTCTGGAGAGGATTGCCCCGTTTGGATGCATCACATGATTAAAAAAAGGCGTCTGTGGCTCTGGTTATCACATTCTCCTTTTAGTGTCTTGGAAGTCTGAAACATTTCAGTTTGGATTACTAATGTAGTCGTGTTGGTCTTGACTTACAGAGGGCTTTAGGTTGTCCTCCGGTGAACTCAGAAAGTGCCGAGAGAGCACATAAATCCTTACAAGGTAAAACAGACGTCGCCCAGATGAAACGGGCGTAGCTTTACTCGCTCGCCTCAATTCGGCCTGGGATTGtttctgatgtgtttttaattaaaagaaccGTAGAACCGTAGAACATTAACCACGTTTGTGTCTCCCTCTAGAAGCCAGAAGAGAAAGTTCCCGCCCATGACGTCATACCACAGGATGCTGCTGCATCGGGTGGCAGCCTACTTTGGCATGGACCACAACGTGGACCCTAGTGGGAAGTCAGTGGTGATCAACAAAACCACCAACACTAGAATGTGAGTCTCGCGTTGCACTGACCTGTATTACAGTAAATCAGCATGAATTACACGTGATCACGTAATTGGTGAATTTTCTGCTACCATTAGTCGTTCGACAGATACGATTCGCTGCCCTGCGTGTTGCTTAACATATGTTGCTGTCAGCATCTGCCTGAAATGAAGCCACCACTAAAACTCTTGTGAATTCCCGCCCGACAGACCCGATCAGAAATTCTCAGAGCACATCAAGGATGACAGGACGGACGATTTTCAGAAACGCTACATTCTCAAACGAGACAACTCCAGCTTTGATCGCGAAGACAGCACGgtaggtgtttgttttttttgcgtgtgtgttttttttttcttttccaccAAGCTGTCACTCTCATTTCTGACATGTTGGTAAAAGTGGGACAATCTGGCGTCTCTGACATAGCTGctaaagaagtgtgtgtgtgtgtgtgcgtgtgtccttGCCAGATTCGAATGCGTTTGAAAGCTGACAAGAGGAGCAAATcgatggaggagagggaggaggagtaCCAGCGAGCCAGAGAAAGGATATTTGCACATGATGTGAGAGCTGTTTGCGTAGGcggggtgggtgggtggggggtggggggggggggggcgggtgGCCATGTTGCACAAATCTTTGTGTCGTTTCTATTCATGTGCAAATTCAGTAGATTTCTTGCTACCAATTACCACTGCTGGATTTATGAATTTTTAGACAGGGTCCCTCTGATGTGGAGCCAAAACTATAAAGTCAAATTTATAACTAGATCTCTAAGCAGGTATAGCATCTGTCAACACAGCGTCACATTTCTTATgagtttttattaataaatcgCTGCCGTTGAGTCGAATTCATGAGGATGTTTAATGCAAAGAGTCATGAAAAGAAGCTTTCATCCAATGCAAAGAGAAAAGTGTTCGagatgacaataaaaacaaactgttatGTGAATTATCTGCACTGGAATTGACTGTAATcttcatttcccccccccccacagggaGATCACTTCATACTTGATAGAAGGTGAGTAGTAAAATCGCACTAATCACACGGCCACTGACTTCGCTTCACCGCTCATTGAGCAATAATTTGGTTCCAAAAAGCTCTTTCTAATATAGATGATGGATCTTCAGTTAATTGGCCAAAGAAGAAGCGATTAGATCCTTCGCAGTGTAACTTAAGCTCTTCCGATGGCTTCGTTAACTGATGTTCAATCACTTTTATAGTTTTCCTGTCCGAGCAGCAATTAGAGTCAGCGCTGTCACGTCTTAAAATGGTGGATATCTCATTTTGTCAGCGCCTGTTCTGTAatacctctctcctcccttcagtGCTCAGGATGAAGGCGCATGCATGAGCACCCAACAGAGGCGGCAAATGTTCAGGTAGGTCCACCCCCGTCACACACCATTCAGCTCTTTCACAGGCTGAACCGCAGGCACTGAAAACCCTTTGAATCGCCGTCTGCCTTAATCGGCTCACTCAGGAGCAGGAATGCTGATCTGAGGATTTGTTTATGCTGCTCAGGAAAGCTTCTGTTTAATAGGATGTTCTGCCCGTGTGGGCCGTCCTATCCCAACCAAAGCTCGCCAATTACACCATGAGACCATCTTTTATTGATGTTCAACTCCGTGTAGCATAACTATACAACAGTGTACACAAAGAAAGAAGCGGAACTGATTTAAAAGGCGTTGGAttgtgtacacgtgtgtatTCTTAACATATTTCATGGTGTATCTCGACGCCTCTCGTCTTATATTGTTTTATGACGGAAACATATCGACTCTTTTCTGTGAAACGATCAGTGACTGTAAATGTTTCCAGTGTAGAGTTGGGGCTATATCATGTAGTTTGTGCCTTTTTTACATTATAGATGCAAACAGAATCAAGATGATTGTCCTCTCTCATGCAGGTTGCGGGCCGGCCGATCAGGCCCCAGCCGGCAGAGCAGCTCCGAGACGGAGCCGCGGCACGGCGAGCCTCGGCCGTGGAGCAGCACTGACAGCTCGGACAGCTCCAACAGGCTCGCCCCGCGGCCCGCCATCACCAAGGCCAGCAGCTTCAGCGGCATTTCCCCCGGCCTGGTCCGAGGAGACAGCACGGCCAGCAGCAAGAGCACCGGGAGGCTCTCCAAAACAGGCAAGAGAGACACTAGGGATTTACTACAGTGTTCAGATATCCGCCTCAGAATGTCctcactttgttttaaatggaaaGAACTCCCTGAGTGAGGCAGAATGAAATACAAGAAAATGCATCTACTTGCACTTCAGCCGTCCAATATTCAATATGAGGGGGAAACCAAGTCGTGTGGCTCTTGTCCTAAAACGAGTGCATTGTACAGAAATGTTGCATGTTGAGCTCCAAGTAAAATCCTCTGGCATCCGGGGGCTCCTGAGGTCTCATCTGAACAAATGTTTGTTGTCCTGTCGCGGTCAATAAAGTCTGTGGGCCGCCCTGTAGCCGGACAGCTGTCAAAACTAATGACCGTACAGCAacatggtgatggaggaggctCTTAAAAAGTGTTGTAGCAGCAGTAGTGTAAAGCCTAGCGGTGAGGAGTTACTGCATAATGTATAAGTGTAAGCGCCGGGGAAGTGCCACAGATGAAGTTACGGCTGCTCCACAACTGCAGGTGCTTACTCCACAATATGAGACATTTGTAACTGGATTGGCTGAGATTAGATAAAACGTGTTCTTCACTGCGGGTTTGTCTTCTTTATCTCGGTGAAAGCAGGGTAGGAGTCCTCGGTGGGGCTCTGCGCTCCATTTTTTCACTCAGAGGTGGTGCAGCAGCTACAGCGGCGGCAAGCTTCTTGCCTGAGCAGTTTGTCAAGTTGTTTACGAGTCAGCTGGCTGGCCTCCCTTTGTGTTATGGGAGTTTAAGTTGAGGAGACATCTCGACTGCTGCCGTGCCTCCATTTGCCCTTCGCCTAAGCCCTCAAATAACCTCTCCTTGCAACAGGCTGTACGCCGTCTCTGCCTGAAAATAGGAACTCAAGGTTAAAATATAATCACGGTGATTTCATAGCTGCAACATTATTAAAATCCTAAACCGCAGCTTTCAATACCCCCTCCCTCCTTTGCACACTTGCCATTTTGCACGCCATTCTGTAATTATACAGAACTCCATCACAGACGGTGCACAGACACCAATTTCTACATCAACAGTTGCCTCAAGAGACCACAATGCAGTGCAAGTGGTTGCATTATTAGCAAGAGGCACGACTGCTTCATTATCattcatctccccccccccacttgaATAACTAGCGAGCTGTAAGCGAATGCTCTTCCTCTCGAAGGCTATCTTTTTAATGTCATCCTGGGAAATGCAGGAAGTAGATGATGATCTCATCGCCTTTCCTCAGGTTCAGAATCGTGCAGCAGCGTCGGCTCCTCGTCCAGCTCGCTATCCCGTCCCCAGCTGCCTCTCCCAGTTTCAGGCCCGTCCTGGTCCAACATCCCCAGCGCGCCTTTAATCCACCCGGCCGTTGACACCAGAGGCTCTGGACACCCCGACATGATCAAGAGCGTCGCTCCACAGCCACCGTCAGCTGCAGACGCAACAAACTACTACGTGTTGCCGCTGGAAGCCTCAGGGATACCACCCGGCAGCGTTCTGGTCAACGCACACACAGGTGGGTGACGAACGTTTCTATTTAAAGCCTTCCACTAACTAGTAAATCGCACCTTCTCGAGGGTGGTGACCCAACCTCCCGCCCGCTGCATTAAATCAAagcaaaattacattttcatgtctTGTAATTTTCTGGTTTACTAATGAATAATTCACGACTTGGGGACAGAATTACAGGTTGGCGCGGGGGCCGCACTCGGTTTGTCTGTCAAATTAGTAGTCCGACCAAAGCATGCTGATCAAAATGAACAGATGGGAGGAATGTGTAAATATTCATCACGGGCCAGTTGTAGACTTTTGAGCTGCAAACTGAACTTCAAAATGTGCCAAGTTGAGTTCCTCTCCTGCACCGTGTCTGGGTGTGTCCTTCTCTGTCACCATGATTCATCTCCTTCTGTGTGATGATGaattgttagtgtgtgtgtgtgtgtgtgtgtacacagctCACATCGCTGTGGTTTCTTTGTCTGTTATGAATTGAATTTGACAGGCAAGCCTTTCATCCACCCCGATGGCAGCGCCGTCGTTTATAACCCGGCCTCCGTCGCCACCGCTGCTGGCAGGAACTCACAGCAGGGGAAAAGCCCACAGCAGCCAATCCCTGCCCTGACGCAGCAGCAGCCAACCAATCACCTCCACTCCCAGGTCAGTGGGCGGGGCTACATTCCTCTTTCACTCTTTCCTCATTCAAATGTAATCAGACTCCaggtagggctgcaactaatgattattgtcattaccaatcaataaaaatgtcagaacatgTCCATGCAGCGGCTCAcagtccaaagatattcactttaattagagagaaacaggaaatctccatatttgaggctgaaaacggCATTTTCTGCCATATTTGCTTGACAAATTACAAACAAATAGTTGTGTTGCAGCTCTAACTCCTGTGTGTTTTCTAACTTTCTCTAACATCACTAACTTTGAGCTGTTGAAATGGGAGCTGATGGCAGGAGCTTTTTAAATTGACCGTTTGATAAACCCCCTCCTTTCATCGTTTAGCAAACTAAAGCGTTCGAGTACGCAAAGACCTTTTGGATGTTTCCCAACACGGCAGTCCGTCCTCATCCTGAAGGCCTTTTCTCTAATCTCTAAACGGGGTTTAAGCAAATGGTCAGTTGATGCTCCCACCGTGTTGCTCTCCTTCCTCCAGTCTCACCTCGTGTCCCTCTGTCCATTTCttcttcccttccctcctcaGCCGatctgtcctcctctccagctgtcCTCTGAGCCCGTTCACAACCCAACGGTCTCgtatcctcttcctccttctcagtTCCTGCCCGTCTATCCTAACCAACAGTACACTGTGGTACAGAACTCCTTTCTTCCATTTGTATTATTCGTCTCCCCCCCCCCGCTCCACCTCCTGTCAGACCCGGGTCATTAAAAGCTTATTTCTAGACTTTTATCTTGAGCAGTTAAATTAATAAACTATGAAACGGAGCGCTTGTGTCGGGTTAAAGAAATGCTCTGCGCTCCATCTGCGCTGAACACTGGAGCTGTGTGGCTTTAATGAGCCCCCGATTAATTATCTCCTGTGCTATGTTTAATACGTAGCTATATGATGTGCTACATTCTTTACTAAATTACCTTTCGTCTGTTGTGAATTTAGCAAGTTTGCATTATCTCACCTTCTCCCGCTTAACTATTCCGTTCACTTTCTTTGGTGGAAAGGTGTATCTGAGTCCCGCAGGAGCCGGTACCCACATATATAGATCATGCATTCACTTAACCTCATTTCTGACCTGGTTTTAGTGAAAGACATGCCTCTGTGACTAATTATGCCTGTGGAAAGTtccattaatatttaattcatcACCAGATGTGAGCGCTGAATAATCCATGACTAAAAACACTACTTTTCCAACAACATGTCAGAAATGACCTGAACTGGCATGCGGTGCTAATGCACATAAATAGTTTGCTTTGGACTGGTCTCCGCAGACCCGGGTCAGATTTAGACTCTCTGCGTTTGTTCTAACCTTCAAGGGAAAGTCAATTTAGCAAGTTTCTTTGATTTAGCACTTAGCCTAGAAATCAGCTGACTGTCCCTGGTGGTCGAACTGTATTGATCCATATTCTGAGCagatttaaaggaatatttcacccacaaaatgacctttTGTTTATCGATTAGTGTTTGAATTCTTGAGGGAAACCAAGTGTCGTATGCTCACTTCTTCCCAAACACTAAAACgttactatttaaaacaacagttggtcattttgtgggtgaaatattatttgtaatgatttaaaatgtgttttttaacacTACATTCTCCCTCCAGCCTGACGCCCTAAATGCACAGTTCGGTCACATGACTCTTGCGCAGCAGCCGCCCAGCGACAGTGGGGCTTCCGCTCCGGACGCCCGCCACTTATCCGACTGTATACCACCACCACCCCTCCGCTATGGTTCTGCAGGGAGCGCCGCAGCAGCAGCTTGCTAGCTACATGTTGGCGGGGCCACCGGGAGGACACCCAGGGGTGCTGCAGGGCCATCCCGTCCCGCTCCCGACCCCGGGCCCCAACCATGCATATACCAGCTCCACCCCGGGCCCCGCTGCTTTTCCTGGGTCCACGCtgaaccagcagctcctgcagcaaCACGCCTACATCCAGCAGCCCGTGCAGCAGGTACGGCCGTCGAATGCCTAATCCTTATCATACAACATACTTGTGTCATACAGTCCTTGAATTTGTGTCGTGTCTCCTCCAGATGTCCGCGTGTTACTGCTCTTCAGCCCACCACCCCCACTGCTCcggccagcagcagcactacCGACCCCCCGTCAACCCGCTGCCCTATAACTGCCCTCAGAGCCAGAACCTGCCCCAGCAACAAGGTATGAACATGCTGGTATCCAGGATCCAGGCTTAagagaaacatttattatttcattttgcattttgagaaataaatcTATTACATATTAAGTTTATTTTACACTTAATTGTCATTTAATCAGAGTCAAAGTGTTTTATGACAAATACCTTCACTTTGAAACGGTAATGTCGATGTAAAGACAAATCAAAGGACGTTTTAACGAGCGAGGTCTGCAGTCTCATGTTGTCGAGAGGCGTTCTATATCAATAGACTTTAACTTCCCTTTCTCTCACAtactatttatttgttgttgtgtgtttcttcacAAGGGAGTTACGCCGGGCGCAGTCCGACGTGTCTACTGAAGGACAaatatttctccttttctccctctgtttgttttcacgAGTTCAGATGTCTCCCCGGGAGTCGTCCACTTGCttattctctgttttttttctccttcaccACAGGAGTTGAGATTGTTAGCTCCTGCTcggtctctctcgcacacactctctctcgctTAACTGGATGTAATGTTGCCACGATTGCGGCTTGTATAGTCgcacacactggaacacacacacacacacacacacgtctctgtAAGTGGCTGCGGCACTATTCTGTCATCTGTAGGCTGCAAATGCGGCTTCCCTGCTGGGGACCCGGGGAATAGACAGCGAACAAATGAAGCTGACCTACAAAGGCAAAGGACAGCAATTATTTCTCAGGGAAACAGTGAAGAAATGACTTCAGCGCCTCGTGTTCCTTCTGTTTCT
Encoded proteins:
- the r3hdm1 gene encoding LOW QUALITY PROTEIN: R3H domain-containing protein 1 (The sequence of the model RefSeq protein was modified relative to this genomic sequence to represent the inferred CDS: deleted 1 base in 1 codon), with product MRMSDTVDTETMKVSEAAETVPSPIDNASNSEVGNQSSTDEPGGNNKDAQPVKYSKSNTRLKLVRSLAVCEESFPCPIPEPSAAPQDGFPFQSFEKEDRATQDQAEKEDSCDKLDKPEKTQRKMLSRDSSQDYTDSTGIDLHEFLVNTLKGNPRDRIMLLKLEQDILDFISNNESQKRKFPPMTSYHRMLLHRVAAYFGMDHNVDPSGKSVVINKTTNTRIPDQKFSEHIKDDRTDDFQKRYILKRDNSSFDREDSTIRMRLKADKRSKSMEEREEEYQRARERIFAHDGDHFILDRSAQDEGACMSTQQRRQMFRLRAGRSGPSRQSSSETEPRHGEPRPWSSTDSSDSSNRLAPRPAITKASSFSGISPGLVRGDSTASSKSTGRLSKTGSESCSSVGSSSSSLSRPQLPLPVSGPSWSNIPSAPLIHPAVDTRGSGHPDMIKSVAPQPPSAADATNYYVLPLEASGIPPGSVLVNAHTGKPFIHPDGSAVVYNPASVATAAGRNSQQGKSPQQPIPALTQQQPTNHLHSQPICPPLQLSSEPVHNPTVSYPLPPSQFLPVYPNQQYTVPDALNAQFGHMTLAQQPPSDSGASAPDARHYPTVYHHHPSAMVLQGAPQQQLASYMLAGPPGGHPGVLQGHPVPLPTPGPNHAYTSSTPGPAAFPGSTLNQQLLQQHAYIQQPVQQMSACYCSSAHHPHCSGQQQHYRPPVNPLPYNCPQSQNLPQQQVHQAMMPNPASSYQTIMGMQPTSNLALTGNQQSNMGNQMQGMMVQYPPMQSYQQVSVPQQTYQQPMFVSCQPGQGAVAVAGMQPCYSLLPPNQHTTMSSTVSFLPAQMMEQLQFPQTSSPCGSQQHPGQQYAGLLPAAPGSGMVMLQMTAPSCQQPRAPSPCQRKQPSHKHPGPEHQRSRRPAELPPPPDNIQSSLPLSRALTPSPGHPPSVKGLPSGISSIPVMAHHPHHHHPPLPTAFCHSGQGETHYSLLGQPLQYKPSIRPPLIHTAHMVAKHQGPLGVWRSGHGRKASRKPLSSDLSVGEAVSSQILEVADPPEGISCTDSHHLLAELCKGGQLIQRLSDHQPRLRNTTRDAPSGHLASSYSIFAMLPSRYAAPSSALRHRTSTRHKGELCDSDKAGS